From the genome of Vitis riparia cultivar Riparia Gloire de Montpellier isolate 1030 chromosome 2, EGFV_Vit.rip_1.0, whole genome shotgun sequence, one region includes:
- the LOC117905382 gene encoding uncharacterized protein LOC117905382 — protein sequence MNTYKFLVFKSIKHKPNTLLHTSKLTPNMASNTKPKKGFLPPQTSLTRILFFIVLFTISARLVLYVPSSISNPFSSHVRPWTGDLRGAEFAWNRLELGGSRAPPVVLKIAVFSRKWPIGTTPGGMERHAQTLHTALSRRGHRVHIFTSPPGDQRGAAALQEMNMQSNGSPTFSSPRIHFHEGEPGRWAYNRAWEQFLEENSQDPFDVVHSESVALPHSLAKTLPNLAVSWHGIALESLSSYIYQDLALRPPGEPISPGFNRSVQGVIPKVLNEIRFFHNYAHHVATSDSSGEILRDVYQIPTQRVHVILNGVDEEDFRQDLQLGHQFRSRIGIPQNASLILGVSGRLVKDKGHAILHEAFSRFIKRHPDAYLIVAGSGPWENRYKDLGRQVLVLGSLNPSQLRAFYNSIDIFVNPTLRPQGLDITLMEVMMSGKAVLASRFPSIKGTIVVDDEYGYMFSPNVESLLQGMEQVVKEGRSRLAQRGKACRRYAASMFTATKMALAYERLFLCIKNETFCMYP from the coding sequence atgaacacctataaatttttggttttcaaaagcATCAAGCACAAGCCAAACACCCTTCTCCATACTTCGAAACTCACTCCCAATATGGCTTCCAACACCAAGCCCAAAAAGGGCTTTCTCCCACCACAAACAAGCCTCACAAGAatccttttcttcattgttctcTTCACCATTTCAGCTCGTCTTGTCCTCTATGTCCCTTCCTCCATCTCCAACCCCTTCTCCTCCCATGTCAGACCGTGGACCGGTGACCTCCGTGGAGCTGAGTTCGCCTGGAACCGCCTGGAGCTGGGCGGGAGCCGTGCCCCACCCGTCGTCCTCAAGATCGCGGTCTTCTCAAGGAAATGGCCTATTGGCACAACCCCAGGTGGCATGGAGCGCCACGCCCAAACGTTGCACACAGCCCTATCCCGCCGCGGCCACCGCGTCCACATCTTCACCTCCCCGCCTGGAGACCAGAGAGGAGCAGCTGCTTTGCAAGAAATGAATATGCAATCTAACGGCAGCCCAACGTTCTCATCCCCGAGAATTCACTTCCATGAAGGGGAACCAGGGCGGTGGGCCTACAACAGGGCGTGGGAGCAGTTTCTGGAGGAGAACAGCCAGGACCCCTTCGACGTAGTCCACTCAGAAAGCGTCGCGCTGCCTCACTCGCTGGCGAAAACTCTCCCCAACCTTGCGGTCTCATGGCACGGTATTGCCCTTGAGAGCTTAAGCTCATATATCTACCAAGACTTGGCCCTGCGTCCCCCCGGTGAGCCCATCTCTCCAGGCTTCAACAGGAGTGTCCAAGGGGTGATCCCAAAAGTTCTGAATGAAATAAGGTTCTTCCATAACTATGCCCACCATGTGGCCACAAGCGATAGCTCTGGGGAAATTCTAAGGGATGTATACCAAATCCCCACCCAAAGAGTCCATGTGATTCTGAATGGAGTCGATGAGGAAGACTTCCGGCAGGACTTGCAGCTAGGTCACCAGTTCCGGTCCAGAATTGGGATCCCACAAAACGCTAGTTTAATACTAGGAGTTTCAGGGAGGCTAGTGAAGGACAAAGGGCATGCCATACTCCATGAGGCATTCTCCAGATTCATAAAAAGACACCCAGATGCCTACTTGATTGTTGCAGGCTCAGGGCCATGGGAGAACAGGTACAAGGACTTGGGGCGCCAGGTATTAGTCTTGGGGTCCCTGAATCCTTCCCAACTTCGCGCCTTCTACAACTCGATCGACATCTTTGTGAACCCGACTCTTAGGCCCCAGGGGCTCGATATTACTCTAATGGAGGTGATGATGAGTGGGAAGGCTGTACTGGCATCAAGGTTTCCAAGCATCAAAGGCACAATAGTGGTTGATGATGAGTATGGGTACATGTTTTCTCCAAATGTGGAGTCACTGTTGCAAGGAATGGAACAAGTGGTGAAAGAAGGGAGAAGCAGGTTAGCACAAAGGGGAAAGGCATGTAGGAGATATGCAGCCTCTATGTTTACTGCAACCAAGATGGCCTTAGCATATGAGAGGTTGTTTCtttgtataaaaaatgaaacgTTTTGTATGTACCCTTAG